The following proteins come from a genomic window of Panicum hallii strain FIL2 chromosome 8, PHallii_v3.1, whole genome shotgun sequence:
- the LOC112902620 gene encoding NAC domain-containing protein 67-like has translation MEAYRFGFNLPPANKFDPTDADIVAHYLLPRAVGFPNPHGHAIIDADPCSCPPWEFMRRHGHADSDHAFFFGRPRGPEPRKRAARAVDPGEDGVGGTWDGQRSEATRFVLSRGGGAGPGAARLEVTYKRHSLSYYHGPQKSKTSGWVMHDYQIVDPPHLSGTVLYRVRITDRRKQQQQQQEADAVTVAGHQVVPPGPDQPGPSNYCEVQEYGGLVGDTGGCYAGGGRGGNNNYLHDGGVIGETGGYDYVGDGSSHYLNQDLSCYMYHGDGSGGDDDYFFNVGDDNSFECPDGGNGG, from the coding sequence ATGGAGGCGTATCGGTTCGGCTTCAACCTGCCGCCGGCGAACAAGTTCGACCCGACGGACGCCGACATCGTGGCGCACTACCTCCTCCCACGCGCCGTCGGGTTCCCCAACCCCCACGGGCACGCCATCATCGACGCCGACCCCTGCAGCTGCCCGCCGTGGGAGTtcatgcgccgccacggccacgcCGACAGCGACCACGCCTTCTTCTTCGGGCGCCCGCGCGGCCCGGAGCCCCGGAAGAGGGCCGCCCGCGCCGTCGACCCCGGGGAGGACGGCGTCGGCGGCACGTGGGACGGGCAGAGGAGCGAGGCCACCCGCTTCGTCCtctcccgcggcggcggggccggcccGGGCGCCGCCCGGCTGGAGGTCACGTACAAGCGCCACAGCCTGTCCTACTACCACGGGCCACAGAAGAGCAAAACCAGCGGCTGGGTCATGCACGACTACCAGATCGTCGACCCGCCGCACCTCTCCGGCACCGTCCTCTACCGCGTCAGGATCACCGACAGgaggaagcagcagcagcagcagcaggaggccgACGCCGTCACCGTCGCCGGCCACCAGGTTGTCCCCCCGGGCCCAGACCAGCCGGGCCCGAGCAACTACTGCGAGGTCCAGGAGTACGGCGGTCTCGTGGGGGACACGGGTGGTTGctacgccggcggcggccgcggcggcaacAACAACTACTTGCACGACGGCGGTGTCATAGGAGAGACGGGTGGCTACGACTATGTCGGCGACGGCAGCAGCCACTACTTGAACCAGGACTTGAGCTGCTACATGTACCACGGCGAtggcagcggcggcgacgaTGACTACTTTTTCAACGTCGGAGACGACAATAGCTTTGAGTGTCCCGACGGCGGCAACGGAGGTTGA
- the LOC112902220 gene encoding cleavage stimulating factor 64, whose amino-acid sequence MAAAPPGAQNRCVFVGNIPYDATEEQLVQICEEVGPVVSFRLVIDKETGKPKGYGFCEYKDEETALSARRNLQGYEINGRQLRVDFAENGRNTDRNREKGRGGPGMASGADSQKQLAGTSVGGDTSLHQPVGLPPAIHAASVMAGVLGGAQTAIVQNGLPVQYGLGNDPLTHYLARMSRHQLHEIMAELKALTTQNKELSKKLLQGIPQLPKALFQAQIMIGMVTPQMMQMAKNQQPSSSLAQSSSHINEPSPANMPPNPTVLQEQTATLHNFPQYQHASQPPVKSFPHGHQSGLAIHPPMLSQPLGVSSIPAQPLVASVGLMSQVQHPFMPQHPRPPVMQTSVQSVPLTHPHSQVAAVPETLPNEDQASHLAEYAHPSKLRKLEDGTSVLGMVNSSHPAYAAPPQAVGPSGPSGSYSAQLTPDVESALLQQVLQLTPEQLSSLPPEQQQQVIELQKMLSAGK is encoded by the exons ATGGCCGCCGCGCCACCGGGCGCCCAGAACCGCTGCGTCTTCG TTGGTAATATACCGTACGATGCGACGGAGGAGCAGCTCGTGCAGATTTGCGAGGAGGTCGGCCCGGTCGTCTCCTTCAG ATTGGTTATTGACAAAGAAACTGGAAAGCCGAAGGGTTATGGCTTTTGCGAGTACAAGGATGAGGAGACCGCTCTAAGTGCACGCAGGAACCTCCAGGGTTATGAGATTAATGGTCGTCAGTTACGTGTTGATTTTGCTGAAAATGGGAGGAATACTGACAGAAATAGAGAAAAG GGTCGTGGAGGACCAGGGATGGCATCTGGTGCTG ATAGTCAAAAACAGTTAGCTGGGACTTCTGTTGGTGGAGATACAAGTCTTCATCAGCCTGTTGGTCTCCCACCGGCAATACACGCTGCATCTGTGATGGCTGGCGTCCTTGGTGGAGCTCAAACCGCAATTGTTCAAAATGGTTTACCTGTCCAGTATGGACTTGGAAACGACCCCCTTACTCATTATTTGGCCAGAATGTCAAGGCATCAGTTGCATGAAATCATGGCTGAATTGAAG GCCCTAACTACTCAAAATAAGGAACTTTCCAAAAAATTACTACAAGGAATCCCACAGCTTCCAAAGGCCCTATTTCAG GCACAAATAATGATCGGAATGGTGACGCCACAGATG ATGCAGATGGCAAAGAACCAACAACCCTCCAGCTCCTTGGCTCAATCTTCATCTCACATCAATGAGCCATCTCCAGCTAACATGCCACCAAACCCAACTGTCCTGCAGGAACAAACTGCAACACTACATAATTTTCCTCAGTATCAGCATGCATCTCAGCCTCCCGTCAAAAGTTTTCCACATGGACATCAGTCTGGATTGGCCATACATCCTCCAATGCTATCTCAGCCCCTAGGGGTTTCCAGCATTCCTGCTCAACCCCTTGTGGCCTCAGTAGGCTTAATGTCGCAAGTTCAGCACCCATTTATGCCACAGCACCCAAGACCACCTGTTATGCAAACAAGTGTACAATCAGTTCCTTTGACCCACCCTCATTCTCAG GTAGCTGCTGTACCAGAGACACTACCGAATGAAGATCAAGCAAGTCACTTGGCAGAGTATGCCCATCCTTCAAAGTTGAGAAAATTGGAGGATGGAACCTCAGTGCTTGGAATGGTAAACAGCAGCCATCCTGCTTATGCAGCTCCACCTCAAGCAGTGGGACCTAGTGGACCATCAGGGAGCTATAGTGCTCAG CTCACGCCTGATGTGGAGTCCGCTCTTCTGCAGCAAGTATTGCAGTTGACACCCGAGCAGCTGAGTTCGTTGCCAccagagcagcagcagcaggtgatTGAACTCCAGAAGATGCTTTCAGCTGGTAAATAG
- the LOC112902218 gene encoding DExH-box ATP-dependent RNA helicase DExH10 — protein sequence MGEEAENTSKRKAPDSSAVEEPSPPAPASTAQSQAEADPAAKRRNLSRSCIHEVAVPNGYAAAKDEAVHGTLASPEFNGEMAKQYPFKLDPFQSVSIACLERNESVLVSAHTSAGKTVVAEYAIAMAFRDKQRVIYTSPLKALSNQKYRELSQEFTDVGLMTGDVTLQPNATCLVMTTEILRAMLYRGSEVIKEVAWVIFDEIHYMKDRERGVVWEESIIFLPPAIKMVFLSATMSNATEFAEWICSLHKQPCHVVYTDFRPTPLQHYVFPIGGSGLYLVVDENGQFREDNFGQLQDSFSKQNNQLDGRKGGGPKASGRIAKGGSASGNSDIYRIVKMIMERKFQPVIIFSFSRRECEHHAMSMSKLDFNTEDEKECIEQVFRNAISCLVEEDRSLPAIELMLPLLKRGIAVHHSGLLPIIKELVELLFQEGLVKALFATETFAMGLNMPAKTVVFTSVKKWDGDTNRYIGSGEYIQMSGRAGRRGKDERGICVIMIDEKMEMSVIKDMVLGKPAPLVSTFRLSYYTILNLMSRVEGQFTAEHVIRNSFHQFQYEKALPEIVQKITRLENEATLLDSSGETDLAEYHKLGLDISELEKKIMSEMIRPERALLYLVPGRLVKVRDGSTDWGWGVVVNVVKKPPASGTLPPALSAARGNSYIVDTLLHCSSISNENGSRSKPCPPRSGEKGEMHVVPVPLPLISGLSSVRINIPPDLRPPEARQNILFAVQELGKRYPQGLPKLHPINDMGIQEPELVDLVHKLEELEQKLCSHRLHKSGQSEQELSWYQRKADLNSEIQNLKSKMRDSQIQKFRDELRNRSRVLKMLGHIDGDGVLQLKGRAACLIDTGDELLITELMFNGTFNDLDHHQVASLASCFVPCDKSSEQIRLRNELSRPMMQLQEAARKIAEVQRECKLEVNVEEYVESTCRPYLMDVIYCWSRGATFAEVMEMTDIFEGSVIRLARRLDEFLNQLRAAAEAVGEVNLEKKFEKASESLRRGIMFSNSLYL from the exons ATGGGGGAAGAGGCGGAGAACACCAGCAAGCGCAAGGCGCCGGACTCGAGCGCGGTGGAGGAGCCgagcccgccggcgccggcgtcgaCGGCGCAGTCGCAAGCGGAGGCGGACCCGGCGGCCAAGCGCCGGAACCTCTCCCGGTCGTGCATCCACGAGGTCGCCGTCCCGAACGGCTACGCGGCGGCCAAGGACGAGGCGGTGCACGGGACGCTGGCCAGCCCGGAGTTCAACGGGGAGATGGCCAAGCAGTACCCGTTCAAGCTCGACCCCTTCCAGAGCGTCTCCATCGCGTGCCTGGAGCGGAACGAGTCGGTGCTCGTCTCCGCGCACACCTCCGCGGGGAAGACCGTCGTTGCTGAGTACGCCATTGCCATGGCGTTCCGGGACAAGCAGAGGGTCATCTACACCTCCCCGCTCAAGGCCCTGAGCAACCAGAAGTACAGGGAGCTCAGCCAGGAGTTCACCGATGTCGGGCTGATGACGGGCGACGTCACGCTCCAGCCCAACGCCACGTGCCTGGTCATGACGACGGAGATCCTCAGGGCCATGCTCTACAGGGGCTCTGAGGTGATCAAGGAGGTTGCCTGGGTTATATTCGATGAGATTCATTACATGAAGGATCGTGAGAGGGGAGTCGTGTGGGAGGAGAGTATAATTTTCCTGCCCCCTGCCATCAAGATGGTCTTTCTTTCCGCTACCATGTCAAATGCGACTGAGTTTGCGGAGTGGATATGCAGTCTGCACAAGCAGCCCTGTCATGTTGTGTATACGGACTTCAGGCCGACACCATTGCAGCACTATGTGTTTCCAATAGGCGGTTCTGGTCTCTACCTTGTAGTAGATGAAAATGGCCAGTTCAGAGAGGATAACTTTGGGCAGCTACAGGACTCGTTCAGTAAGCAAAATAATCAACTAGATGGAAGGAAAGGTGGTGGACCTAAAGCAAGTGGTCGAATTGCAAAAGGTGGAAGTGCCTCTGGGAATTCTGACATATATAGAATCGTCAAG ATGATTATGGAGCGCAAGTTTCAACCAGTCATAATTTTCAGCTTTAGTAGAAGAGAATGTGAGCACCATGCCATGTCTATGTCAAAACTTGACTTCAACACTGAAGATGAAAAGGAATGCATCGAGCAAGTTTTCCGTAATGCTATTAGTTGTTTAGTTGAGGAAGATAGAAGTTTACCAGCTATAGAGTTGATGTTGCCGCTTCTTAAACGAGGCATAGCAGTACACCATTCTGGATTACTTCCAATAATCAAGGAGCTGGTGGAATTGCTCTTTCAAGAAGGTCTTGTGAAAGCTCTCTTTGCAACTGAGACA TTTGCCATGGGTCTTAATATGCCTGCAAAAACAGTTGTTTTCACATCTGTCAAAAAATGGGATGGTGATACTAACCGCTATATTGGTTCTGGAGAATATATACAG ATGAGTGGAAGAGCTGGCCGGCGTGGCAAGGATGAACGTGGCATTTGCGTTATAATGATAGATGAGAAG ATGGAAATGAGTGTTATCAAGGACATGGTGTTAGGCAAACCGGCACCCCTTGTCAGTACATTCCGGCTGAGCTATTACACTATTCTGAACTTAATGAGCCGTGTGGAGGGCCAATTTACCGCTGAGCATGTGATTAGGAATTCATTCCATCAGTTTCAGTATGAGAAG GCATTGCCAGAAATAGTTCAAAAGATTACACGGTTGGAGAATGAAGCTACCTTGCTTGATTCTTCTGGGGAG ACTGATCTTGCTGAATATCACAAATTGGGCCTTGATATATCTGAACTTGAGAAGAAAATCATGTCTGAGATGATTAGACCAGAGAGGGCTTTGTTGTATTTGGTTCCTGGAAGGCTG GTTAAAGTGAGGGATGGTTCAACAGACTGGGGATGGGGTGTGGTTGTAAATGTAGTGAAGAAACCTCCAGCATCTGGTACTCTTCCCCCTGCACTAAGTGCAGCACGTGGTAATAGCTATATAGTGGATACCCTGCTTCACTGCTCTTCTATTTCCAATGAGAATGGATCACGTTCAAAGCCATGCCCGCCTCGCTCAGGCGAGAAGGGTGAAATGCATGTG GTGCCTGTACCATTACCTTTAATATCTGGTCTAAGCAGTGTTAGAATCAACATTCCTCCGGATCTACGACCACCTGAAGCAAGACAAAATATACTTTTTGCAGTGCAAGAACTAGGAAAACGCTACCCCCAAGGCCTACCAAAGCTACATCCAATCAAT GACATGGGTATTCAAGAACCTGAACTAGTAGACTTGGTTCATAAACTTGAGGAACTTGAGCAGAAACTATGTTCTCACCGACTTCATAAG TCTGGTCAAAGTGAGCAGGAATTATCATGGTACCAAAGAAAAGCAGATTTGAATAGTGAAATTCAGAATTTGAAGTCAAAGATGCGGGATTCACAG ATACAAAAATTTAGAGACGAACTTAGGAACCGGTCACGCGTTCTGAAGATGCTCGGTCATATTGATGGTGATGGTGTTCTCCAGCTAAAGGGACGTGCTGCCTGTTTAATAGACACTGGGGATGAGCTGCTTATCACTGAGCTTATGTTCAATG GTACATTTAATGATCTCGATCATCATCAAGTTGCTTCCCTTGCTAGCTGCTTTGTACCTTGTGATAAATCAAGTGAGCAAATACGCTTGAGAAATGAACTTTCCAGGCCAATGATGCAACTTCAGGAGGCTGCGAGAAAAATAGCTGAG GTACAACGAGAATGCAAACTGGAAGTAAATGTGGAGGAATATGTTGAATCAACCTGCAGACCGTACCTGATGGACGTCATATACTGCTGGTCAAGG GGAGCGACCTTTGCAGAGGTGATGGAAATGACCGACATTTTCGAGGGAAGTGTCATAAGGCTTGCTAGAAGGCTGGATGAATTTCTGAATCAG TTGAGAGCTGCTGCAGAAGCCGTCGGGGAGGTTAACCTCGAGAAGAAGTTTGAGAAGGCGAGCGAGAGCTTGCGTCGGGGTATCATGTTTTCCAACTCATTGTATCTGTAA
- the LOC112902619 gene encoding NAC domain-containing protein 10-like codes for MEASRFGFDPSLPSACKFDPTDADIVAHYLLPRAAGVPDPPYAHAVIEDDTCSCPPWELLRRHGHGGSDHAFFVGPPGDPAANGGRACRRVRGGGGLWRRQKGEESDLVVARGGRGGAELRLRYRRYNLAYYRAGDPSTSGWVMHEYHILRPKLLPGAVLSRIRITDKGKEERKKQQEAAAAAAKKVAPGPAHQPGRSNYLVDDHAAAVASDAEGTSSGAQSGVIPQGDDGNGDGGGVGETTGGYRTNFLSVGEGDGY; via the coding sequence ATGGAGGCGTCGCGGTTCGGCTTCGACCCCTCGCTGCCGTCGGCGTGCAAGTTCGACCCGACCGACGCCGACATCGTGGCGCACTAcctcctcccgcgcgccgccggcgtccccgaCCCCCCATACGCGCACGCCGTCATCGAAGACGATACCTGCAGCTGCCCGCCGTGGGAGCTCCTGCGCCGGCACGGCCACGGCGGCAGCGACcacgccttcttcgtcgggccCCCGGGTGACCCGGCCGCGAACGGCGGCCGCGCGTGCCGCCgcgtccgcggcggcggcggcctgtgGCGCCGGCAGAAGGGCGAGGAGTCGGACCTCGTCGttgcgcgcggcggccgcggcggcgccgagctgcGGCTCAGGTACCGGCGGTACAACCTGGCTTACTACCGCGCCGGTGATCCGAGCACCAGCGGGTGGGTCATGCACGAGTACCATATCCTCCGGCCCAAGCTGCTCCCCGGCGCCGTGCTCTCGCGCATCAGGATCACCGACAAGGGCAAGGAGGAGCGCAAGAAGCAGcaggaggccgccgccgccgccgccaagaaAGTTGCCCCGGGACCAGCCCACCAGCCGGGCCGGAGCAACTACCTCGTCGAcgaccacgccgccgccgtggcgagcgACGCCGAGGGAACAAGCAGCGGCGCGCAGTCTGGTGTCATCCCCCAAGGTGACGATGgcaacggcgacggcggcggcgtaggCGAGACGACCGGCGGCTACCGCACGAATTTCCTCAGCGTCGGGGAGGGCGACGGCTACTAG
- the LOC112902988 gene encoding probable catabolite repression protein creC — MASAGSGAGGAGAGGLKTYFKTPEGRHKLQYEKTHSPAVVHYNHSGKTVSQMTVAYLKEKPAGQGSTPSTPSAGSGMRSAAARLLGTGNGSRALSFGSNGTSRAVSGSSRIGGGIGASTSASGSQGMANYDGKGTYIIFNTADTLFISDLNSHDKDPIKSIHFSSSNPLCHAFDPEAKDGHDLLVGVFSGDVYSMSLRQQLQDPGKKPVSYQHFINKDKDKDKDPSQGGAASSRCTCVAWVPEREGIFVVSHADGNLYVYDKSKDGNTDWTFPTIKDQSQLLISHAKSSKGNPIARWHICQGAINAISFSPDGAYLATVGRDGYLRVFDFAKEQLIFGGKSYYGALLCCSWSADGKYLLSGGEDDLVQVWSMDDRKIVAWGEGHNSWVSAVAFDPYWSPPNSDETEENVMYRFGSVGQDTQLLLWDLALDEIAVPLRHPSGGSPTFSSGSPSAHWDNACPPTGVLLPSPRMRDVPKLSSLVAHRVHVDPLSGLEFTSESILTICREGLIKIWARPSHSENNQQPDSSDQIIGNATAKDKMLTSSNKAGTSSSSFKQSSAVFT; from the exons ATGACGGTGGCATATTTGAAGGAGAAGCCGGCCGGCCAGGGGTCCACGCCTTCAACTCCAAGCGCCGGCAGTGGGATGCGTTCTGCTGCTGCAAGGCTGCTCGGCACGGGGAATGGGAGCCGGGCGCTTAGCTTTGGGAGCAATGGTACCAGCAGGGCTGTCTCAGGAAGCAGCCGCATTGGTGGTGGCATTGGTGCGTCGACGAGCGCAAGTGGATCACAAGGCATGGCGAATTATGATGGCAAGGGAACGTACATAATATTCAACACTGCCGATACACTCTTCATCAGTGATCTCAACTCACATGACAAA GATCCAATAAAGTCCATCCACTTCAGCAGCTCAAACCCGCTTTGCCATGCATTTGACCCGGAAGCCAAGGACGGGCATGATCTGCTCGTTGGGGTGTTCTCGGGAGATG TCTATTCAATGTCATTGAGGCAGCAGTTGCAAGACCCTGGAAAGAAGCCTGTTTCATATCAGCATTTTATTAATAAAGACAAAGATAAAGACAAAGATCCAAGTCAAGGTGGCGCTGCCAGCAG CCGGTGCACTTGTGTTGCATGGGTTCCAGAGCGTGAAGGAATTTTTGTTGTTAGCCATGCTGATGGGAATTTGTATGTGTATGACAAA TCCAAGGATGGTAATACTGATTGGACGTTTCCAACTATTAAGGATCAAAGTCAGCTGCTGATTTCACATGCAAAGTCGAGTAAG GGCAATCCAATTGCAAGATGGCATATCTGTCAAGGTGCAATCAATGCCATTTCCTTTTCACCGGATGGTGCTTACTTGGCAACTGTTGGGCGAGATG GTTACTTGAGAGTATTTGACTTTGCGAAAGAGCAACTAATATTTGGTGGGAAAAGTTACTATGGCGCACTGTTGTGTTGCTCTTGGAG TGCGGATGGCAAATATTTGTTATCAGGTGGTGAAGATGATCTTGTGCAAGTATGGAGTATGGATGACAGAAAGATAGTTGCATGGGGCGAAGGGCATAATTCATGG GTCAGCGCAGTAGCTTTTGATCCGTATTGGTCCCCACCAAATTCGGATGAAACTGAAGAAAATGTCATGTATCGCTTTGGGTCAGTTGGACAG GACACTCAACTGCTTCTCTGGGATCTTGCACTGGACGAGATTGCTGTCCCTCTACGCCACCCTTCCGGTGGCTCACCGACATTTAGCAGTGGAAGCCCTTCTGCACATTGGGACAATGCTTGCCCTCCAACAGGTGTTCTTCTACCTTCTCCTCGGATGCGAGATGTGCCAAAGCTCTCATCCCTAGTTGCACACCGGGTACATGTAGACCCTCTCTCTGGCCTGGAGTTCACCAGCGAATCAATCCTCACCATATGCCGTGAAGGGCTAATCAAAATCTGGGCCAGACCCAGCCATAGTGAAAACAACCAGCAGCCTGATTCTTCTGATCAGATCATAGGCAACGCCACTGCAAAGGATAAGATGCTAACATCGTCGAACAAAGCAGGCACTTCCAGCTCCAGCTTCAAGCAATCATCTGCTGTTTTCACATGA
- the LOC112902621 gene encoding O-fucosyltransferase 9-like — protein MPVPAAAASMRGTEAAGPRLAARRLGRVLDGRRRRAALLLLALAYAAAMLMLATGGGEGLGAGIVVEAAPPAPPGSVYRSHLVFERLLPEMRAFASRPNPRGETKLGTLPYIYVIISLCPGTAQLMTSHHIKIGKQWKPCISKRLTESELTSSNGFLVVEANGGLNQQRISICDAIAVARILNATLVTPAFHLNSVWRDSSKFGDIFDEDHFIESLRKHVRIVKELPEDVFLRFGHNISTIPNMRTKAFSPPSYYLQQVLPKMLELGAVRIAPFSNRLSHSVPSDVQKLRCLANYEALRFSESIRILAENMVGRMIKRSSLTGGKFVSVHLRFEEDMVAFSCCTYDGDSKENNAMENARERSWRGKFHRPGRVINPEANRRNGRCPLTPLEVGMMLRGMGFDNTTSLYVASGKIYNAEKYMTPLRQLFPLLQTKQTLATSKELALFKGHSSRLAALDYTICLHSEVFVMTQGSNFPHFLMGHRRYIYGGHAKTIKPDKSKLVQLFDNPNIRWDQFKHHMQDMRRHSETKGFGLRKPQESIYNLPMPDCMCQQAEI, from the exons ATGCCAgtgccggccgcggcggcgtccaTGCGCGGCACCGAGGCGGCCGGCCCGAGGCTTGCTGCGCGGCGGCTGGGCCGCGTGCTGgacgggcgccggcggcgggccgcCCTGCTGCTCCTCGCGCTGGCGTACGCGGCCGCGATGCTCATGCTCgccacgggcggcggcgaggggcttGGCGCCGGCATCGTGGTGgaggccgcgccgccggcgccgcccgggtCGGTGTACCGCAGCCACCTCGTGTTCGAGCGGCTCCTCCCGGAAATGCGCGCCTTCGCCTCGCGGCCTAATCCG AGAGGGGAAAC GAAATTAGGAACACTTCCTTACATTTATGTGATAATTTCCTTATGTCCTGGCACTGCACAGTTAATGACATCTCATCACATAAAGATTGGAAAACAATGGAAACCTTGTATCAGCAAGAGGTTGACAGAGTCAG AGTTAACATCTTCAAACGGTTTCCTCGTAGTTGAGGCAAATGGTGGCCTGAATCAACAACGCATTTCA ATTTGTGATGCTATTGCTGTGGCCAGAATTCTCAATGCAACTCTTGTGACACCAGCGTTTCATCTGAATAGTGTTTGGCGTGATTCTAG CAAATTTGGCGACATCTTCGACGAAGACCACTTCATCGAGTCTCTCAGAAAACATGTAAGGATTGTTAAAGAACTTCCTGAAGACGTTTTTCTACGATTTGGTCATAATATCAGCACTATACCAAACATGAGAACCAAAGCTTTCTCGCCCCCAAGTTACTACCTACAACAGGTGCTTCCAAAAATGTTGGAGCTAGG GGCTGTGCGTATTGCCCCTTTCTCAAATAGATTGTCCCATTCAGTTCCTTCAGATGTCCAAAAATTGAGATGTTTGGCAAACTATGAAGCATTGAGATTTTCTGAATCAATAAGAATTCTTGCAGAGAATATGGTTGGACGAATGATCAAGAGGAGTTCTTTAACTGGTGGGAAGTTTGTTTCAGTGCATCTTCGCTTTGAAGAG GACATGGTAGCTTTCTCATGCTGCACATATGATGGTGATTCAAAGGAGAACAATGCAATGGAAAATGCTCGTGAAAGGAGCTGGAGAGGGAAGTTTCACAGACCTGGTCGAGTGATAAATCCTGAGGCTAACCGAAGGAATGGAAGATGCCCTTTGACACCTTTAGAG GTTGGAATGATGCTGCGGGGAATGGGATTCGATAATACTACTTCCCTTTATGTTGCATCCGGTAAAATATACAATGCTGAAAAGTATATGACCCCTCTTCGCCAGTTGTTTCCACTATTGCAAACAAAACAAACTCTGGCTACATCAAAGGAGCTTGCACTGTTCAAG GGACATTCATCAAGACTGGCAGCATTGGATTACACTATCTGTCTTCACAGTGAAGTGTTCGTGATGACACAAGGAAGCAACTTTCCCCACTTCCTGATGGGGCACAGACGTTATATTTATGGAGGACATGCAAAGACAATAAAACCAGATAAAAGCAAACTAGTCCAACTCTTTGACAATCCAAATATCAG ATGGGATCAATTCAAGCACCACATGCAGGACATGCGTCGCCACAGCGAGACAAAAGGTTTTGGATTAAGGAAACCACAGGAATCCATTTACAACCTTCCAATGCCTGACTGCATGTGTCAGCAAGCTGAAATATGA